The following proteins are co-located in the Streptococcus downei MFe28 genome:
- the pflB gene encoding formate C-acetyltransferase, translating into MATVKTNTDVFEKAWEGFKGTDWKEKASIARFVQDNYTPYDGDESFLAGPTERSLHIKKIVENTKAGYEEAGRFPMDTRPTSIADLDAGYIDKDQELIYGIQNDELFKLNFMPKGGIRMAETALKEHGYEPDPAVHEIFTKHVTTVNDGIFRAYTSNIRRARHAHTVTGLPDAYSRGRIIGVYARLALYGADYLMQEKVNDWNALTEINEETIRLREEVNLQYQALQDVVKLGDLYGLDVRRPAMDTKEAIQWTNIAFMAVCRVINGAATSLGRVPIVLDIYAERDLARGTYTESEIQEFVDDFVMKLRTVKFARTKAYDELYSGDPTFITTSMAGMGADGRHRVTKMDYRFLNTLDNIGNAPEPNLTVLWTDKLPYAFRHYCMHMSHKHSSIQYEGVTTMAKDGYGEMSCISCCVSPLDPENEDQRHNLQYFGARVNVLKALLTGLNGGYDDVHKDYKVFDIEPVRDEVLDFDTVKANFEKSLDWLTDTYVDAMNIIHYMTDKYNYEAVQMAFLPTRVRANMGFGICGFANTVDALSAIKYATVKPIRDEDGYIYDYETTGEYPRWGEDDPRSNELAEWLIEAYTTRLRNHKLYKNAEATVSLLTITSNVAYSKQTGNSPVHKGVYLNEDGSVNLSKLEFFSPGANPSNKAKGGWLQNLNSLASLDFAYAADGISLTTQVSPRALGKTRDEQVDNLVTILDGYFENGGQHVNLNVMDLKDVYDKIMNGEDVIVRISGYCVNTKYLTPEQKTELTQRVFHEVLSMDDVAEAISGQKA; encoded by the coding sequence ATGGCAACTGTTAAAACAAATACCGATGTCTTTGAAAAAGCCTGGGAAGGCTTCAAAGGAACCGACTGGAAAGAAAAAGCAAGTATTGCTCGTTTCGTTCAAGACAACTACACCCCTTACGATGGTGATGAAAGCTTCTTGGCTGGTCCAACCGAACGCAGTCTTCACATCAAAAAGATTGTAGAAAATACAAAAGCTGGCTATGAAGAAGCAGGCCGTTTCCCAATGGATACTCGCCCAACTTCAATCGCTGACCTTGATGCAGGTTACATTGACAAGGACCAAGAACTCATCTATGGTATCCAAAATGATGAACTCTTCAAGTTGAACTTCATGCCAAAAGGTGGTATCCGGATGGCTGAAACAGCTTTGAAGGAACACGGATATGAACCTGACCCAGCTGTTCATGAAATCTTTACCAAACATGTAACAACTGTAAATGACGGTATCTTCCGTGCCTACACTTCTAACATCCGCCGTGCTCGTCACGCCCACACTGTTACTGGTTTGCCAGATGCTTACTCACGTGGTCGTATCATTGGGGTTTATGCTCGTTTGGCTCTTTATGGAGCTGACTATCTCATGCAAGAAAAGGTTAACGACTGGAATGCCTTGACCGAAATTAACGAAGAAACTATTCGTCTGCGTGAAGAAGTTAACTTGCAATATCAAGCACTTCAAGACGTAGTTAAATTGGGTGACCTCTACGGACTTGACGTTCGTCGTCCTGCCATGGATACTAAGGAAGCTATCCAATGGACCAACATCGCCTTCATGGCTGTCTGCCGTGTTATCAATGGTGCTGCTACCTCTCTTGGACGTGTGCCAATCGTTCTTGACATCTATGCTGAACGTGACTTGGCTCGTGGTACTTATACCGAAAGCGAAATCCAAGAATTTGTTGATGACTTCGTTATGAAACTTCGGACCGTGAAATTCGCTCGGACCAAAGCTTACGACGAACTCTATTCAGGTGACCCAACCTTCATTACAACTTCTATGGCAGGTATGGGTGCTGATGGTCGCCACCGTGTTACTAAGATGGACTACCGTTTCCTTAACACCTTGGATAATATCGGTAACGCTCCAGAACCAAACTTGACTGTTCTTTGGACTGACAAATTGCCATATGCCTTCCGTCACTACTGTATGCATATGAGCCACAAGCACTCTTCTATCCAATACGAAGGTGTCACAACCATGGCTAAGGATGGCTACGGTGAAATGTCATGTATCTCATGCTGTGTATCCCCACTTGACCCAGAAAATGAAGATCAACGTCACAACCTCCAATACTTCGGTGCTCGGGTTAACGTTCTGAAAGCTCTCTTGACTGGTCTTAACGGTGGTTACGATGATGTTCATAAGGACTACAAGGTCTTCGACATCGAACCTGTTCGCGATGAAGTCCTTGACTTTGATACCGTTAAAGCTAACTTCGAAAAATCTCTTGACTGGTTGACTGATACTTATGTAGATGCTATGAATATCATTCACTACATGACTGATAAGTACAACTACGAAGCTGTGCAAATGGCCTTCTTACCTACTCGAGTTCGGGCTAACATGGGATTCGGTATCTGTGGTTTCGCAAATACTGTTGATGCCCTGTCTGCTATCAAGTATGCGACTGTTAAACCAATTCGTGATGAAGATGGCTACATCTACGACTACGAAACTACTGGTGAATACCCACGTTGGGGTGAAGATGACCCTCGTTCTAACGAATTGGCAGAATGGTTGATTGAAGCTTATACAACTCGTCTTCGTAACCACAAGCTCTACAAGAACGCAGAAGCGACTGTATCACTCTTGACCATTACTTCTAACGTTGCCTACTCTAAACAAACTGGTAACTCGCCAGTCCACAAGGGTGTTTACCTCAATGAAGATGGTAGCGTGAACCTGTCTAAATTGGAATTCTTCTCACCAGGTGCTAACCCATCTAACAAGGCTAAAGGTGGTTGGTTGCAAAACCTTAACTCCCTAGCAAGTCTTGACTTCGCTTATGCTGCTGATGGTATTTCCTTGACAACTCAAGTTTCTCCACGTGCTCTTGGTAAGACTCGTGACGAACAAGTTGACAACTTGGTAACAATCCTCGATGGTTACTTTGAAAATGGTGGTCAACACGTCAACCTTAACGTTATGGACCTCAAGGATGTCTATGACAAGATTATGAATGGTGAAGATGTTATCGTTCGTATCTCTGGTTACTGTGTCAACACCAAGTACCTCACACCAGAACAAAAGACTGAATTGACACAACGGGTCTTCCACGAAGTGCTTTCAATGGATGACGTTGCTGAAGCTATTTCAGGACAAAAAGCCTAA
- a CDS encoding CppA N-terminal domain-containing protein, whose protein sequence is MTLFSGITLVSPVLRVNNREHNIEFYRKNLGFKVLKEENSQVFLGGHQEKVVRFSFEESPSMRVRAVEGPKKMQELLIKTSNPQEIEALLASGVQFSRLFKGERGYAYEVISPENDRILLHAEDDTERLQEISGADLTFASLPDFQGLSDFQISNLVLNVPDLKEAQTFYHKLAGLDFLPDLQEAQGPDLRAAENTTWDLEFIEYRVPDNYDFLMLKAYFEAEGLSVYLDKGQRVLVVSDPSLIEIWFSK, encoded by the coding sequence ATGACATTATTTTCAGGAATCACCCTAGTATCGCCAGTTCTTCGTGTCAATAATCGTGAGCACAATATAGAATTTTATCGAAAAAATCTTGGCTTTAAAGTTTTAAAGGAAGAAAATTCCCAGGTCTTTTTGGGTGGCCACCAGGAAAAGGTTGTCAGATTTTCCTTTGAAGAATCCCCTTCTATGCGGGTTAGGGCTGTCGAAGGCCCTAAAAAAATGCAAGAGCTTTTAATCAAGACGTCCAATCCCCAAGAAATTGAGGCTTTACTAGCTTCTGGTGTTCAGTTCTCACGCCTCTTCAAAGGCGAGCGTGGCTATGCCTATGAGGTCATTTCTCCAGAAAATGACCGTATCCTTCTCCATGCCGAGGACGACACCGAGCGCTTGCAAGAAATTTCAGGAGCCGATCTGACCTTTGCTTCTCTGCCTGATTTTCAAGGCCTATCAGATTTCCAAATTTCAAATTTGGTCTTGAATGTGCCAGATTTGAAAGAAGCACAAACCTTCTATCATAAATTGGCAGGTCTAGATTTCCTTCCCGATCTGCAAGAGGCCCAAGGGCCTGATTTAAGGGCGGCTGAAAATACGACCTGGGACCTTGAATTTATTGAGTACCGTGTTCCTGACAACTATGATTTTCTTATGCTCAAGGCCTATTTTGAAGCTGAGGGCCTTTCGGTTTATCTTGACAAGGGACAAAGGGTCTTGGTGGTTTCTGACCCTAGTCTGATTGAAATCTGGTTTAGCAAATGA
- a CDS encoding DUF1697 domain-containing protein encodes MRYALLLRGINVGGKNKIVMAELVRQVEELAYTQVETYINSGNLFFTSDRPEDEIIADFKAFFAKNYPFVVTFSIFSAKDFASENLPDWWTEDLARKDVLFYTVDLDKELVRKAIESLELIDEIIHFGSLGIYWGKYEEKTFLKTAYHKALLKQPFYKAITIRNHKTYAKLADFLDLPDQD; translated from the coding sequence ATGCGTTATGCCTTACTCTTAAGAGGGATTAATGTCGGTGGCAAGAATAAGATTGTCATGGCTGAACTGGTTCGGCAGGTTGAAGAACTGGCTTACACTCAGGTTGAAACCTACATCAATTCAGGCAACCTCTTTTTCACCAGTGACCGACCAGAAGATGAGATTATAGCTGATTTCAAGGCCTTCTTTGCCAAAAATTATCCCTTTGTGGTCACCTTCTCCATCTTCTCAGCCAAGGACTTTGCCAGTGAAAATCTACCGGATTGGTGGACAGAAGATTTAGCTAGGAAGGACGTCCTCTTTTATACCGTGGACTTGGATAAGGAGCTGGTTAGAAAGGCTATTGAAAGCTTGGAATTGATCGATGAGATTATTCATTTTGGTAGCCTAGGCATCTATTGGGGCAAGTACGAGGAGAAGACCTTTCTCAAGACGGCTTATCACAAGGCCTTACTCAAACAACCTTTTTACAAGGCAATCACCATCCGTAACCATAAAACCTATGCCAAGCTAGCTGACTTTCTAGATTTGCCCGACCAAGACTAG
- the dinB gene encoding DNA polymerase IV, whose product MLIFPLLNDTSRKIIHIDMDAFFASVEERDNPDLLGKPVIIGADPRKTGGRGVVSTCNYEARKYGVHSAMNSKEALELCSQAVFISGNYQKYRQVGQQIREIFKRYTDLVEPMSIDEAYLDVTTNKLGIKSAVKLAKMIQVDIWREIHLTCSAGVSYNKFLAKLASDYDKPHGLTLILPEEAEDFLKVLPIEKFHGVGKQSVKRLHDLGVYKGQDLLELPEMTLIDYFGRFGYDLYRKARGISNSPVKPNRVRKSIGSERTYSKLLRNEGDIKAEISKNVNRVAATLERYGKRGKVVVLKVRYSDFSTLTKRHSLELATQDRDQIEKVAYAIFSELEEETTLGIRLLGVTVTDLEDVGASEVTLF is encoded by the coding sequence ATGCTAATTTTCCCCCTCCTCAACGATACCAGCAGAAAAATCATCCACATTGACATGGATGCCTTTTTTGCGTCGGTTGAAGAGCGAGACAATCCTGATTTGCTTGGCAAGCCTGTCATTATCGGGGCTGATCCGAGAAAAACAGGAGGACGGGGCGTGGTTTCCACCTGTAATTATGAGGCCAGAAAATACGGTGTTCATTCGGCCATGAACTCCAAGGAGGCCTTGGAACTCTGCTCCCAAGCGGTGTTCATTTCGGGGAACTATCAAAAGTACCGTCAGGTTGGTCAGCAGATTCGCGAGATTTTTAAGCGCTACACGGACCTGGTCGAGCCCATGTCTATTGATGAAGCCTATCTTGACGTGACGACCAACAAACTTGGCATCAAGTCGGCGGTCAAGTTGGCCAAGATGATTCAGGTTGATATTTGGCGGGAAATTCACTTGACCTGTTCGGCTGGAGTTTCTTACAATAAGTTTCTTGCCAAATTAGCTAGTGACTACGATAAGCCCCATGGGCTAACCCTGATTTTGCCAGAAGAGGCCGAGGATTTTTTGAAGGTCCTTCCCATAGAAAAATTTCATGGGGTTGGTAAACAATCAGTTAAAAGATTGCATGACCTAGGAGTCTACAAAGGCCAGGACTTGCTGGAGCTGCCTGAGATGACTCTGATTGATTACTTTGGGCGCTTTGGCTATGACCTCTACCGCAAGGCCAGGGGGATTTCCAATAGTCCTGTCAAGCCCAATCGGGTGCGCAAGTCCATCGGTAGTGAGCGTACCTATAGTAAATTATTGCGGAATGAGGGAGATATCAAGGCAGAAATCTCCAAGAATGTAAACAGGGTGGCCGCTACTCTGGAGCGCTACGGTAAGCGCGGTAAGGTCGTGGTGCTCAAGGTGCGCTATTCTGACTTTTCAACCCTAACCAAACGTCACAGTCTGGAGCTAGCCACCCAAGACCGAGATCAGATTGAAAAGGTGGCCTATGCCATTTTTTCAGAGCTTGAAGAAGAGACCACTCTAGGGATTCGCCTCCTAGGAGTTACGGTAACCGATTTGGAAGATGTCGGAGCTAGTGAAGTGACTTTGTTTTAG
- a CDS encoding Xaa-Pro dipeptidyl-peptidase, with translation MRFNQFSYIPLSIQEAEKELRELGFSVSLEKSAKANLEDFLRKCFFQYEDRDIPLANWLADFDTDLLTFFQSDKALTLEVFYMVALQLLDFIPHVDFEEVNTFIEKTAFPIAFQEEEFLLNLHQLLATRQKTGMTLIDKLLSLGLLPADNHYHYFNGKSLASFDTSQIIREVVYVETGLDSDQDGKKDLIRVHILRPQTDQALPTTLTASPYHQGTNPVANDKKMHKMEGLLSSKPAHKIEVEVKPIPQVAYSHSQAPQGPASETFTHIANYSLNDYLLARGFANIYVSGLGTLASEGFMTSGDYQQVNAFRAVIDWLNGRAVAYTSPKRSTQVLADWTSGKVVTTGISYLGTMSNALATTAVDGLEVIIAEAGISSWYDYYRENGLVSSPGGYPGEDLDVLTEYTYSRNLLGGEYLRSNQTYQAFLRQMSQDLDRDKGDYSQFWQDRNYVSHAKEVKAQVILTHGSQDWNVKPLHAYQFFKALPSNIDKHLFFHNGMHVYMNNWQSIDFRESMNALLTQKLLGQANGFQLPRVIWQDNSQEQVWQRLEDFGGSHYRTLDLGHGQAIIENHYQEEDFERYAKDFNIFKAQLFKGKANQITIDLTLEEDLLVNGRPRLKLRLKSSRAKGLLSAQVLDFGLKKRYKDVPSTKEARGIDNGRNYVRENCLELPFVETPYRVISKAVLNLQNRQGLLSIDDVQADQWMTIQLDLQPSIYRLNKGNQLRLVLYTTDFEHTIRDNSDYQLTLDLRQSQLLLPYD, from the coding sequence ATGCGTTTCAATCAATTTAGTTATATTCCCCTTTCAATCCAAGAAGCTGAGAAAGAATTAAGGGAGCTGGGGTTTTCGGTCTCCTTAGAAAAGTCTGCCAAAGCTAACCTGGAGGATTTCCTTCGTAAGTGTTTCTTCCAATATGAAGATAGAGACATCCCTCTAGCCAATTGGCTTGCCGACTTCGATACTGATTTACTTACCTTTTTCCAATCCGATAAAGCCTTGACGTTAGAGGTCTTCTACATGGTCGCTCTCCAACTTTTGGACTTCATTCCCCATGTCGATTTTGAGGAGGTCAATACTTTTATAGAAAAGACCGCTTTTCCGATTGCCTTTCAGGAGGAAGAATTCCTTCTCAATCTCCACCAATTACTAGCGACCAGGCAAAAAACTGGTATGACTCTGATTGATAAGCTCCTTAGTCTGGGGCTTCTTCCTGCCGATAACCACTATCACTACTTCAACGGAAAAAGTCTGGCATCCTTTGATACCAGCCAAATCATCCGTGAAGTGGTCTACGTTGAAACCGGTCTTGATAGTGACCAGGATGGAAAAAAAGACCTGATTCGAGTCCATATTCTACGTCCACAAACTGACCAAGCTCTACCAACGACTCTGACAGCCAGCCCCTATCACCAAGGGACCAATCCTGTGGCCAATGATAAAAAGATGCACAAGATGGAAGGACTATTAAGTTCCAAACCTGCCCACAAGATTGAGGTGGAGGTGAAGCCCATCCCACAAGTTGCCTATAGCCATTCTCAGGCTCCGCAAGGCCCTGCCAGCGAGACCTTTACCCATATTGCCAACTACAGTCTCAACGACTACTTATTGGCTCGAGGTTTCGCCAATATCTATGTTTCAGGCTTGGGGACGCTGGCTTCTGAAGGCTTTATGACCAGTGGGGACTACCAGCAGGTCAATGCCTTTCGGGCAGTTATTGACTGGCTCAATGGCCGAGCTGTCGCCTACACCAGCCCCAAGCGCTCCACCCAGGTCCTAGCTGACTGGACTTCTGGTAAGGTGGTCACGACAGGGATTTCTTATCTGGGCACCATGTCCAATGCCCTAGCCACTACCGCCGTAGATGGCCTAGAAGTCATCATTGCCGAGGCGGGGATTTCATCTTGGTATGACTATTATCGGGAAAACGGCCTAGTCTCTAGTCCTGGGGGCTATCCTGGTGAAGACCTAGATGTCTTGACCGAATATACTTATTCCAGAAACCTTCTAGGAGGGGAATACCTCCGCAGCAACCAGACCTACCAGGCCTTCCTCAGGCAAATGAGCCAGGACCTAGACAGAGACAAGGGTGACTATAGCCAGTTTTGGCAGGACCGCAACTATGTCAGCCACGCCAAGGAGGTCAAGGCCCAAGTCATCCTGACCCACGGTAGTCAGGATTGGAATGTCAAGCCCCTCCATGCCTACCAATTTTTCAAGGCCCTGCCGAGCAACATTGACAAACACCTCTTTTTCCACAATGGCATGCATGTCTACATGAATAACTGGCAATCCATTGATTTCCGTGAAAGTATGAATGCCCTCCTGACGCAAAAGCTCCTGGGTCAGGCCAATGGCTTTCAATTGCCTAGGGTCATCTGGCAGGATAACAGCCAAGAGCAGGTTTGGCAAAGGCTAGAGGACTTTGGTGGAAGCCATTATCGTACCTTGGATTTGGGCCATGGCCAGGCGATTATTGAAAATCACTACCAAGAAGAGGACTTTGAGCGCTACGCCAAGGATTTCAACATTTTTAAGGCTCAACTCTTTAAAGGTAAGGCTAACCAGATTACCATTGATTTGACTCTTGAGGAGGACCTGCTAGTCAATGGTCGCCCCCGTCTCAAGCTCAGACTTAAATCCTCAAGGGCTAAAGGCCTTCTCTCTGCCCAAGTCCTGGACTTTGGCCTTAAAAAGCGCTACAAGGATGTCCCAAGTACTAAAGAAGCCCGTGGCATTGATAATGGTCGCAATTATGTCCGCGAAAATTGCCTAGAGCTACCCTTCGTTGAGACACCCTATCGGGTCATCAGCAAGGCGGTTCTCAACCTGCAAAATCGTCAGGGCCTCCTATCCATTGATGATGTTCAGGCCGACCAATGGATGACAATCCAGCTAGATCTACAACCAAGCATCTACCGCCTAAATAAAGGTAACCAGCTCCGCCTAGTCCTCTATACCACAGACTTCGAACACACTATCCGAGACAATAGTGATTACCAGCTGACCCTTGACTTGAGACAGTCTCAGCTCCTCCTACCCTACGATTAA
- a CDS encoding sulfite exporter TauE/SafE family protein, whose amino-acid sequence MNENLILRLIQAILVLAILIIIIVLALHIRHKKINIFKRFFTGFWIGLVTDMLDTLGIGSFATTTTLFKITKLNNDDSLLPGTMNTAHVIPVMVEALCFISAVKVEPLTLILMASASFFGALFGTRITKNWNERLVQLILGSLLILAALIMAYRMLTNPGGNLSTAVHGLHGIWLIVGVVFNFVIGVLMTMGLGNYAPELIFFSLMGLSPTIAMPVMMLDAAMIMTASSTQFIKADRVNWTGFAGLVLGGIIGVLLAFIFLTSINIDTLKTLVIAIVIFTGGMLIRSSLTKKITG is encoded by the coding sequence ATGAATGAAAATCTGATTTTACGCCTAATTCAGGCAATTCTCGTGCTGGCTATTTTAATTATTATCATTGTGTTAGCCCTCCATATTCGCCATAAAAAGATTAATATTTTTAAACGGTTTTTTACGGGTTTCTGGATTGGTCTGGTCACCGATATGCTGGATACCCTTGGAATTGGTTCCTTCGCCACCACTACCACCCTTTTTAAAATTACCAAATTAAATAATGATGATAGCCTCTTGCCGGGTACCATGAATACGGCCCATGTCATCCCCGTTATGGTAGAAGCCCTCTGTTTTATTTCGGCTGTCAAGGTTGAGCCCCTGACCCTAATCCTCATGGCCTCGGCCTCTTTCTTCGGGGCCCTCTTTGGAACCAGAATCACGAAAAACTGGAACGAGAGACTGGTCCAGCTCATCTTGGGGAGCCTGCTCATTCTAGCAGCCCTCATCATGGCCTACCGTATGCTCACCAATCCAGGTGGCAATCTGTCCACAGCTGTCCATGGTCTTCATGGAATCTGGCTAATCGTTGGTGTTGTCTTCAATTTTGTCATTGGAGTTTTGATGACCATGGGGCTGGGCAACTATGCTCCTGAATTAATTTTCTTTTCCCTGATGGGACTGAGTCCAACCATTGCCATGCCAGTCATGATGCTAGATGCCGCCATGATTATGACCGCTTCTAGCACCCAGTTCATTAAGGCTGACAGGGTCAACTGGACAGGCTTTGCCGGCCTCGTTTTAGGGGGAATTATCGGGGTTCTGCTTGCCTTTATATTCCTAACCAGCATCAATATTGATACCCTAAAAACCTTGGTCATCGCCATCGTTATCTTCACAGGAGGCATGCTGATTCGCTCCTCCTTGACCAAAAAAATTACGGGCTGA
- a CDS encoding serine hydrolase domain-containing protein, which produces MKRILEKIEQQIGADIYHGASLALYSGDWQEFYLGALDGEQPVRPNLTYDLASVSKVVGVGTVLIQMVKEGRVKLDLPLQAYYPAFADPGVTIRQLLTHTSGIDPYIPNRDQLDAKGLIEAINQIRVTDQKEFKYTDINFILLGLMLEGLTKKTLPDLFEDWVYKPFAMRETGFGPVPEAVPTLKGVVAGVVHDPKAKVLGNHTGSAGLFSTLKDLEKFLNAYLQRDFASYLNHNFAPSGKKERSLAWDKQGDWLLHTGYTGTFVLYNRQKQKAAIFLSNRTYEKDQRAQWILDRDQLIEIIKEDL; this is translated from the coding sequence ATGAAAAGAATACTAGAAAAAATTGAGCAACAAATTGGGGCTGACATCTATCATGGTGCCAGCCTTGCCCTTTATAGTGGGGATTGGCAGGAATTTTATTTAGGAGCCCTAGATGGGGAGCAACCTGTCCGGCCAAATCTGACCTATGACCTGGCTAGTGTCTCTAAGGTGGTTGGTGTTGGGACGGTTCTGATTCAGATGGTCAAGGAAGGCCGTGTCAAGTTGGACCTGCCCCTGCAGGCCTATTACCCAGCCTTCGCCGACCCAGGTGTGACTATTCGTCAACTCCTGACCCATACCTCGGGGATTGACCCCTATATCCCCAATCGAGATCAGCTTGATGCAAAGGGGCTTATTGAGGCCATCAATCAGATTAGGGTAACGGACCAGAAGGAGTTTAAGTACACTGATATTAACTTTATCCTTTTAGGTCTGATGTTGGAAGGGCTGACCAAGAAGACCCTGCCAGACCTATTTGAAGACTGGGTCTATAAGCCTTTTGCTATGAGGGAGACTGGTTTTGGCCCAGTTCCAGAGGCCGTTCCAACGCTCAAGGGAGTGGTAGCAGGAGTAGTGCATGACCCTAAGGCCAAAGTCCTAGGTAATCATACTGGCTCGGCAGGTCTCTTTTCGACTCTCAAGGATTTGGAAAAGTTTCTCAATGCCTACTTGCAAAGAGACTTTGCCTCTTATCTGAACCACAATTTCGCCCCCTCTGGGAAAAAAGAGCGTAGTCTAGCTTGGGACAAGCAGGGTGACTGGCTCCTCCATACGGGTTATACAGGAACCTTTGTCCTCTATAATCGTCAGAAGCAAAAGGCAGCCATTTTTCTCTCTAATCGGACCTATGAAAAGGACCAGCGGGCCCAATGGATTCTCGATCGAGATCAGCTGATTGAAATTATCAAGGAGGACCTTTAA
- the gla gene encoding aquaglyceroporin Gla, which translates to MVLIGNGSVANVELKGTKGNKSGWLVIGFGYGVAVMLPALMFGDVSGNHINPAFTLGLAVSGAFKWTYVPGYLIAQFLGAMFGQALIVLGHAAFYQKTEDPNAILGSFSTIDALDDGTEESRRPATINGFINEFIGSFVLVFGALALTHNYIGHSVASTLTQQYGGGEQVEQMVHAQFNGALSVANMGLGFLVLVLVISLGGPTGPALNPARDLSPRLLHHFLPETVLGEHKGDSKWWYAWVPVVAPILAGIVAVAAFKALYSL; encoded by the coding sequence ATGGTTCTGATTGGGAACGGTTCTGTGGCCAATGTTGAACTTAAAGGAACTAAGGGCAACAAGTCAGGTTGGTTGGTCATTGGCTTTGGTTACGGTGTTGCCGTTATGTTACCAGCTCTGATGTTTGGTGATGTTTCTGGGAACCATATCAACCCTGCCTTTACACTTGGATTGGCAGTCTCTGGAGCTTTCAAATGGACCTATGTTCCTGGTTACTTGATTGCCCAATTCTTGGGAGCTATGTTTGGTCAAGCCTTGATTGTTCTTGGACACGCTGCCTTTTATCAAAAGACAGAAGATCCAAATGCTATTCTTGGTAGCTTTTCAACCATTGATGCCCTTGATGATGGAACGGAAGAAAGTCGCCGTCCAGCTACCATCAACGGTTTCATCAATGAGTTTATTGGAAGCTTTGTTTTGGTCTTCGGTGCCCTTGCTTTGACCCATAACTATATTGGCCACTCGGTTGCTTCAACCCTGACCCAACAATATGGTGGTGGTGAACAGGTAGAGCAAATGGTACACGCTCAATTTAATGGGGCACTTTCTGTTGCTAACATGGGACTTGGCTTCTTGGTTCTGGTTCTGGTTATTTCATTGGGTGGTCCAACAGGTCCAGCACTCAATCCAGCTCGGGACTTGAGTCCTCGACTTTTGCACCATTTCTTGCCTGAAACTGTTCTGGGAGAACACAAGGGCGACTCTAAATGGTGGTACGCCTGGGTTCCAGTTGTCGCACCTATCCTAGCAGGTATCGTTGCGGTAGCAGCCTTCAAGGCCCTCTATAGTCTATAA